From the genome of Leptospira licerasiae serovar Varillal str. VAR 010, one region includes:
- a CDS encoding amidohydrolase family protein, which yields MNRLIKNYKAYILKLVASLLVATATSCFLSDCKSSSVSEDQTIAIINANIFDGEELIKDRTLIIRGNHIQTIGGDIPEGATVVDAKGGMLMPGLIDSHVHTDIDGLHDALLFGVTTELEMTGQWMFWERWQIANRNDLADIRSAGMGITPPGGHPTQYMKLSSNWFLKTFYRYPFVSSPEEAVQFVDKQVKEGSDFIKIIIEDGETVGTPGLPVIDDTTLIAAVNESHRHGKMAIAHVTSVVGGRRAISAGVDGLAHLFFDEKPDKELVSAIKSSGAFVVPTLTTHSTAFGNSPRTLVADERVSSKLSKEWLEALSKNMNVYSKGKLKDSFESVMALHKEGVDILAGSDVSEPIADLGGLAHGASLHHELQLLVSAGFKPIEALRAATSVPARRFSLNDRGKIFPGARADLLLVDGNPLQNISDTLSIRTVWRAGLQQ from the coding sequence ATGAACAGATTGATTAAAAATTATAAAGCCTATATTCTAAAACTAGTTGCTTCATTGCTTGTAGCTACGGCTACCAGCTGCTTTTTGAGCGACTGTAAAAGTTCTTCGGTCTCGGAAGACCAAACAATCGCTATCATTAACGCAAACATCTTCGATGGAGAAGAGTTGATCAAAGATCGCACACTGATCATCAGAGGGAATCATATCCAAACAATTGGTGGAGATATTCCGGAAGGTGCTACTGTCGTAGATGCAAAGGGCGGGATGTTGATGCCCGGGCTGATAGACTCTCATGTTCATACGGATATAGATGGTTTACATGATGCTCTTCTTTTCGGAGTCACTACTGAACTGGAGATGACCGGGCAATGGATGTTTTGGGAACGTTGGCAAATTGCAAATCGGAATGATCTTGCAGATATACGTTCTGCGGGCATGGGGATCACTCCGCCCGGCGGACATCCTACACAATATATGAAGTTGAGCAGTAATTGGTTCCTAAAAACATTTTATCGTTATCCTTTCGTTTCCTCTCCGGAAGAAGCGGTTCAATTCGTGGACAAACAAGTAAAAGAAGGTTCCGACTTTATTAAGATCATTATAGAAGATGGTGAAACAGTGGGCACTCCTGGACTTCCGGTGATTGACGATACGACTCTAATCGCTGCAGTAAATGAATCACATCGCCATGGAAAAATGGCGATCGCTCATGTTACATCCGTTGTAGGAGGCCGCAGAGCAATCTCTGCAGGAGTGGACGGATTGGCGCATTTATTCTTTGACGAGAAACCTGATAAGGAATTGGTCTCTGCAATTAAATCTTCCGGAGCATTCGTCGTTCCGACATTGACCACTCATTCCACTGCTTTCGGAAATAGCCCTCGCACGTTAGTCGCAGACGAACGTGTCAGTTCTAAACTAAGTAAAGAGTGGTTAGAAGCTCTATCCAAAAACATGAACGTTTACTCTAAAGGAAAATTGAAAGACTCCTTTGAAAGTGTAATGGCTCTTCACAAAGAGGGAGTGGATATATTAGCAGGAAGTGATGTTTCCGAACCGATCGCAGATCTTGGAGGTCTTGCTCATGGAGCTAGTCTTCACCATGAATTGCAACTTTTGGTTTCTGCAGGATTTAAACCGATCGAAGCATTGCGTGCCGCCACTTCCGTTCCAGCCCGCAGATTTAGTTTAAATGATCGTGGTAAAATTTTCCCTGGAGCAAGAGCCGATCTTCTGTTGGTGGATGGAAATCCTCTTCAGAATATTTCAGATACTTTATCTATTCGTACAGTTTGGCGTGCAGGTCTGCAGCAGTAA